Proteins encoded together in one Lathyrus oleraceus cultivar Zhongwan6 chromosome 5, CAAS_Psat_ZW6_1.0, whole genome shotgun sequence window:
- the LOC127084536 gene encoding GDSL esterase/lipase At2g42990 encodes MMKIHIMLFFSIQILLHVSLSSSGKVPAIIVFGDSSVDSGNNNFIPTIARSNFEPYGRDFPNGNPTGRFSNGRIAPDFISEAFGIKPIVPAYLDPSYDISDFASGVCFASAGTGFDNVTASVAEVIPLWKEVEYYKEYQNKLRAKFGDKKANEIINESLYLISIGTNDFLENYYQRFERRTQFSVQEYEDFLIGLAENFLREIYGLGARKISMTGLIPMGCLPLERAINIFGHHGCKDLYNDVALEFNAKLDWLVAKLNKELYGFQLVYTNAYDLVLQIVTQPSQFGFENAQVGCCGTGRFEMGFMCDPKSPFTCTDANKYVFWDAFHPSERTSQIVSNYLMENYLGKFL; translated from the exons ATGATGAAAATCCACATCATGCTGTTCTTTTCTATTCAAATTTTGTTGCATGTTTCATTATCAAGCAGTGGAAAAGTTCCGGCTATTATAGTTTTCGGAGACTCGTCTGTTGATTCTGGTAACAACAATTTCATTCCAACAATAGCGAGAAGCAATTTTGAGCCGTATGGTAGAGATTTTCCAAATGGAAATCCAACAGGTAGATTTTCCAATGGAAGAATTGCACCTGATTTCATCTCGGAGGCTTTTGGAATTAAGCCAATTGTTCCCGCTTATTTGGATCCTTCTTATGATATTTCGGATTTTGCGTCTGGTGTTTGTTTCGCTTCGGCTGGTACTGGATTTGATAATGTTACTGCAAGTGTTGCT GAAGTGATACCTTTATGGAAAGAAGTTGAGTACTACAAAGAGTACCAAAACAAATTAAGAGCAAAGTTTGGTGACAAGAAAGCTAATGAAATAATAAACGAGTCTTTGTATTTGATTAGCATAGGAACAAATGATTTTCTGGAGAATTATTACCAGCGTTTTGAAAGAAGGACGCAATTTAGTGTTCAAGAATATGAGGATTTTCTAATTGGTCTTGCTGAAAATTTTCTTAGGGAAATTTACGGCCTTGGAGCGAGGAAAATTTCTATGACAGGGTTAATTCCTATGGGGTGTCTGCCACTAGAGAGGGCCATAAATATTTTTGGCCATCATGGTTGTAAGGATTTATACAATGACGTTGCTTTGGAATTTAATGCAAAATTGGATTGGTTAGTGGCAAAGTTGAACAAGGAGCTCTATGGATTTCAATTGGTATATACAAATGCTTATGATTTGGTCTTGCAAATTGTTACTCAACCTTCTCAATTTG GTTTTGAAAATGCACAAGTGGGATGTTGTGGAACAGGTAGATTTGAGATGGGTTTCATGTGTGATCCAAAAAGTCCATTTACATGCACAGATGCAAATAAATATGTATTTTGGGATGCTTTTCACCCCTCCGAAAGAACAAGTCAGATAGTATCAAATTATTTAATGGAAAACTATCTTGGCAAGTTTCTTTGA